A region of Beijerinckia sp. 28-YEA-48 DNA encodes the following proteins:
- a CDS encoding HAD-IA family hydrolase — translation MAVVETGFDLVIFDCDGVLINSEEIASHVCADAVAELGLIMTPYDYASRYAGMPVAEAWRRVEADSGRPLPEGFREKVDTEIHRRFDIELAAIDGMAEVLRASSYPRCVASSTRLSLLQKNLAKTGLIQFFERGVFSVSQVKRGKPAPDVFLFAASQMGADPARCVVIEDSVAGVTAGRRAGMDVIGFMGGGHSSPAIKASLEQAGARRIAANAAMLKPLLA, via the coding sequence ATGGCTGTTGTTGAAACCGGCTTTGATCTCGTCATCTTCGATTGCGATGGCGTGCTGATCAATTCGGAAGAGATCGCCAGCCATGTCTGTGCCGACGCGGTCGCCGAGCTCGGCCTGATCATGACGCCGTATGACTACGCCAGCCGTTACGCCGGCATGCCGGTGGCGGAAGCCTGGCGCCGGGTTGAGGCCGATAGCGGTCGCCCTCTGCCGGAAGGTTTTCGCGAAAAGGTCGATACGGAAATCCATCGCCGTTTCGATATCGAACTGGCGGCGATCGACGGCATGGCCGAGGTCCTGCGCGCCAGTTCGTATCCGCGCTGCGTCGCCTCTTCGACGCGTTTGTCGCTGCTGCAGAAGAACCTGGCCAAGACGGGCCTGATCCAATTTTTTGAGCGCGGCGTGTTCTCGGTCTCCCAGGTTAAGCGCGGCAAGCCGGCGCCTGACGTCTTCCTCTTTGCCGCCTCGCAGATGGGCGCCGATCCGGCGCGCTGCGTTGTGATCGAAGATTCCGTCGCAGGTGTCACCGCCGGCCGGCGTGCCGGCATGGATGTGATCGGCTTCATGGGCGGCGGCCATTCGTCGCCAGCGATCAAGGCTTCACTGGAGCAGGCAGGCGCGCGTCGGATCGCGGCCAATGCAGCCATGTTGAAGCCGCTTCTCGCCTGA
- the gyrA gene encoding DNA gyrase subunit A — MADPTDPQNPGSDQPGSDIRPVSIVDEMQRSYLDYAMSVIVSRALPDVRDGLKPVHRRILYTMYESGFTPDKSFVKSARPVGDTMGKYHPHGDQSIYDALVRMAQVFSMRLPLVEGQGNFGSIDGDPPAAMRYTESRLARVALSLLADIDEETVNFQPNYDGKDMEPTVLPARFPNLLVNGAGGIAVGMATNIPPHNLGEVIDGVFALMEKPEITIDELIEIIPGPDFPTAGSILGRGGIRAAYHTGRGSILMRAKVEVEQVRKDREAIIVTEIPYQVNKKVLIEKIAELVRDKRLEGISDLRDESDRDGMRIVIEIKRDAVADVVLNQLWRYTQMQSSFGANMIALNGGRPETLNLKDFLRAFLDFREEVVTRRTKFLLGKARDSAHVQVGLAIAVANIDEVIHLIRTSPDAGAAREALMGRDWPARDMAPLIELIADPNHSINADGTYRLSEAQARAILELRLQRLTALGRDEIAEALNKLAAEIADYLDILRSRARVMEIIHNELEEIRKGFATPRRTVILETDADMEDEDLIQREEMVVTVSHAGYVKRVPLSAYRAQRRGGKGRSGMQTREEDFVHRMFVSSTHQPVLFFSSLGQAYKEKVWRLPLSAPQARGKALVNILPLDQGERITTIMPLPEDEATWEKYDVMFATTRGTVRRNKLSDFAQVNRAGKIAMKLDEGEAIVDVKMCSEDDDVLLTTGKGQCIRFQVGDVRVFKGRDSMGVRGINLADGDVVISLEILRHVDVSADERAAFMRMRRAVAGETEETGEAVDSGEAEEETTGALTLSQERYVELSALEEVILTVSSRGFGKRSSSYEYRTAGRGGKGIAAMAVNARNGELVASLTVSESDQIMLVTDGGQLIRCPVAGIRIAGRATQGVIVFRTDESEKVVSVERIGEDGEDEGEANGDASAGSE; from the coding sequence TTGGCCGATCCTACCGACCCGCAAAATCCCGGCTCCGACCAGCCCGGTTCCGATATTCGCCCCGTTTCCATCGTCGATGAGATGCAGCGCAGCTATCTTGATTACGCCATGAGCGTGATCGTCAGTCGCGCGTTGCCCGACGTGCGCGACGGCTTGAAGCCTGTGCATCGTCGCATCCTCTACACGATGTACGAGAGCGGGTTCACGCCGGACAAGTCGTTCGTCAAATCGGCGCGGCCGGTCGGCGATACGATGGGTAAATATCACCCGCACGGCGACCAATCGATCTACGACGCCTTGGTGCGCATGGCGCAGGTCTTCTCCATGCGCCTGCCGCTGGTCGAAGGGCAGGGCAACTTCGGCTCGATCGACGGTGATCCGCCGGCGGCCATGCGTTACACGGAATCGCGTTTGGCGCGTGTCGCGCTGTCGCTGCTTGCTGACATCGACGAAGAGACGGTCAATTTCCAGCCGAACTACGACGGCAAGGATATGGAGCCGACGGTTCTGCCGGCGCGCTTCCCCAATCTGTTGGTCAATGGCGCTGGCGGCATCGCCGTCGGCATGGCGACGAACATTCCGCCGCATAATCTCGGCGAAGTCATCGACGGCGTTTTCGCGCTGATGGAAAAGCCCGAGATCACGATCGACGAACTGATCGAGATCATCCCCGGGCCGGACTTCCCCACCGCGGGCTCGATCCTGGGCCGTGGCGGCATTCGCGCCGCCTATCATACCGGCCGCGGCTCGATCCTGATGCGGGCGAAGGTGGAGGTCGAGCAGGTCCGTAAGGACCGCGAAGCCATCATCGTCACCGAAATTCCCTATCAGGTGAACAAGAAAGTCCTGATCGAGAAGATCGCCGAACTCGTGCGCGACAAGCGCCTCGAGGGCATTTCCGATCTGCGCGACGAGTCCGATCGCGACGGCATGCGCATCGTCATCGAGATCAAGCGCGACGCTGTCGCCGATGTCGTGCTCAATCAGCTGTGGCGCTACACGCAGATGCAGTCGTCGTTCGGCGCCAATATGATCGCGCTCAACGGCGGCCGTCCCGAGACGCTCAATCTCAAGGATTTCCTGCGCGCCTTTCTCGACTTCCGCGAGGAAGTCGTCACCCGCCGCACGAAGTTCCTGCTCGGCAAGGCGCGTGACAGCGCCCATGTGCAGGTTGGCCTGGCCATCGCGGTCGCCAATATCGATGAGGTGATCCATCTCATCCGCACCTCGCCGGACGCAGGCGCTGCGCGTGAAGCCTTGATGGGCCGCGATTGGCCGGCGCGCGACATGGCGCCGTTGATCGAATTGATCGCCGATCCGAACCACAGCATCAATGCCGATGGCACCTATCGCCTGTCGGAAGCCCAGGCCCGCGCCATTCTCGAACTGCGCCTGCAGCGCCTCACCGCGCTCGGCCGTGACGAGATCGCCGAAGCCTTGAATAAGTTGGCGGCCGAAATCGCCGATTATCTCGATATCCTGCGCTCGCGTGCCCGTGTGATGGAAATCATCCACAACGAGCTCGAAGAGATCAGGAAGGGGTTCGCCACGCCGCGCCGCACCGTCATTCTCGAGACCGATGCGGACATGGAGGATGAAGACCTCATCCAGCGCGAAGAGATGGTCGTTACCGTCTCCCACGCTGGTTATGTCAAGCGCGTGCCGCTGTCGGCCTATCGGGCGCAGCGTCGCGGCGGCAAGGGTCGCTCGGGCATGCAGACGCGCGAGGAGGATTTCGTCCATCGCATGTTCGTGTCCTCGACCCATCAGCCGGTGCTGTTCTTCTCCTCGCTCGGCCAGGCCTATAAGGAAAAGGTGTGGCGTCTGCCGCTGTCGGCGCCGCAGGCGCGCGGCAAGGCGCTGGTCAACATCCTGCCGCTCGATCAGGGCGAGCGGATCACGACGATCATGCCCTTGCCCGAGGACGAGGCGACCTGGGAAAAATACGACGTCATGTTCGCCACGACCCGTGGCACCGTGCGTCGCAACAAGCTCAGCGATTTCGCGCAGGTCAATCGCGCCGGCAAGATCGCCATGAAACTCGATGAGGGCGAAGCCATCGTCGATGTGAAGATGTGTTCCGAGGACGACGACGTTCTGCTCACCACCGGCAAGGGGCAATGCATCCGCTTCCAGGTCGGCGATGTGCGCGTGTTCAAGGGCCGCGATTCCATGGGCGTGCGCGGCATCAATCTGGCCGATGGCGATGTCGTCATCTCGCTGGAAATCCTGCGCCATGTTGATGTCAGCGCCGATGAACGCGCCGCCTTCATGCGCATGCGCCGCGCCGTCGCCGGGGAAACCGAGGAGACGGGCGAGGCCGTCGATTCTGGCGAGGCGGAGGAGGAGACCACGGGTGCGCTCACCCTCTCGCAGGAACGCTATGTGGAACTGTCGGCGCTCGAAGAGGTCATTCTCACGGTCTCGTCGCGTGGTTTCGGCAAGCGCTCTTCGTCCTATGAATATCGCACCGCCGGCCGTGGCGGTAAGGGCATCGCCGCCATGGCGGTCAATGCCCGCAATGGCGAGCTTGTCGCTTCGCTCACGGTCTCGGAAAGCGATCAGATCATGCTTGTCACCGATGGTGGCCAGTTGATCCGCTGTCCGGTGGCGGGCATCCGCATTGCCGGCCGCGCGACGCAGGGCGTCATCGTCTTCCGCACCGACGAGAGCGAGAAAGTGGTCTCGGTCGAACGTATCGGTGAAGACGGCGAAGACGAAGGCGAAGCGAACGGTGACGCGAGCGCCGGGTCGGAATAA